A genomic segment from Mesorhizobium sp. AR02 encodes:
- the tnpC gene encoding IS66 family transposase produces the protein MNRPGEPTVEELMARIAALRAENRQLTERVVKLEEELALARLHRFAPRSEKHIDRLFNEAEQAADEDAADNEDGDVVVLPDTGLPASEGATGKKRGRKALPENLPRERVEYDLPDAQKACPCCRHQMHRMGETVTEQLHIEVKAKVLQNVRFKYACRHCDRTGISTPVVTAPMPTQPLPGSIATASTLAFALVHKYVDGTPLYRLAQAFERAGVPVSRGALGHWVIGSSEKHLSRIYDALKLRLRSQPLIHGDETTVQVLKEMDREAASTSYMWAYRSGQDSDEPIVLLEYQPGRGQIHPQAFLGDYRGIVMSDGYSAWRTLEGATHLGCMAHSRRRFVDALKARKKGGGPPEQALRFFEQLYRVERQARNEIPDDGETRDHCIRRFRQQHSVPILHALKAWLDDIAPKVLPDSKLGDAVSYTLNQWGYLTRYTEDGSMPIDNNLLERDIRIFATGRKSWLFSDTVDGAKASAIVYSLMLTCRACGVEPLAWLRHVLTELPQRPENVAIDDLLPFNFLKAAAA, from the coding sequence TGCACGACTGCATCGTTTTGCGCCGCGCAGTGAAAAACACATTGACCGCCTCTTCAATGAAGCCGAACAGGCCGCGGATGAGGACGCCGCCGACAACGAAGATGGCGATGTCGTTGTCCTGCCGGACACGGGCTTGCCGGCGAGCGAAGGGGCGACGGGAAAGAAGCGCGGCCGCAAGGCCTTGCCGGAAAACCTGCCGCGCGAGCGTGTCGAGTATGACCTTCCCGACGCCCAGAAGGCTTGTCCTTGCTGCCGTCACCAGATGCATCGCATGGGCGAGACCGTTACCGAGCAACTTCATATCGAGGTGAAGGCGAAGGTCCTGCAGAATGTGCGGTTCAAATATGCTTGCCGTCATTGCGACCGCACCGGGATCAGCACGCCGGTCGTGACCGCGCCGATGCCCACGCAACCTTTGCCGGGCAGCATCGCTACGGCCTCGACGCTGGCCTTCGCGCTCGTTCATAAGTATGTCGACGGCACACCGCTCTACCGCCTGGCGCAGGCATTCGAGCGCGCCGGCGTTCCTGTCAGCCGAGGCGCTCTGGGCCACTGGGTGATCGGCTCGAGCGAAAAGCATCTCTCCCGCATCTATGACGCGCTGAAGCTGCGGCTCAGATCGCAGCCCCTCATCCATGGTGACGAGACCACGGTCCAGGTGCTGAAGGAAATGGACAGAGAGGCCGCCAGCACCTCGTACATGTGGGCATACCGGAGCGGCCAGGACAGTGACGAGCCGATCGTGCTGCTCGAATATCAGCCGGGCCGCGGCCAGATACACCCGCAGGCCTTCCTCGGCGATTACCGCGGCATCGTGATGAGCGACGGCTATTCCGCCTGGCGCACGCTGGAAGGGGCAACGCATCTTGGATGCATGGCCCATTCCAGGCGGCGCTTCGTCGATGCCCTAAAGGCGAGGAAGAAAGGCGGCGGGCCGCCGGAACAGGCACTCCGGTTCTTCGAACAGCTCTACCGAGTTGAAAGGCAGGCGCGGAACGAAATCCCCGATGACGGCGAAACGCGAGATCACTGCATTCGCCGCTTCCGCCAGCAACATAGTGTCCCCATCCTCCATGCTCTCAAGGCATGGCTCGACGACATCGCCCCAAAAGTCTTGCCGGACAGCAAGCTCGGCGACGCCGTCTCCTACACCCTGAACCAATGGGGATATCTGACGCGTTACACCGAGGACGGCAGCATGCCGATCGACAACAATCTTCTGGAGCGCGACATCAGGATTTTTGCAACTGGCAGGAAGAGTTGGTTGTTCAGCGATACTGTCGACGGAGCCAAGGCCAGCGCCATCGTCTACAGCCTGATGTTAACCTGCCGCGCCTGTGGCGTCGAGCCGTTAGCGTGGTTGCGCCACGTCCTCACTGAACTGCCTCAGCGCCCCGAGAACGTGGCTATCGACGATCTCCTGCCCTTCAACTTCCTCAAAGCCGCCGCAGCCTGA